In Nitrospirae bacterium CG2_30_53_67, one DNA window encodes the following:
- a CDS encoding ferredoxin-NADP reductase, whose protein sequence is MFEILEKKVWSDEAPKIKEFMVKAPEIAKAHHAGQFIILIVDEHGERIPLTIADTDVQRGTINILFQEVGKSTMCLGLLNKGGRIHHVSGPLGKPTHIEKFGTVVCVGGGIGIAPVHPIAKAMKDAGNKVISILGSRTRNLLIYEDKMKKVSHEIRITTDDGSYGRHGFVTDELKHMIEVEKIPIDLVVVIGPPIMMKFVCKVTEPYKIKTFVSLNTIMVDGTGMCGACRVTVGGKTKFVCVDGPEFDGHQVDFEEMMMRQRQYLPEEKLAKEICEKQTCRQA, encoded by the coding sequence ATGTTTGAAATATTAGAGAAGAAAGTCTGGTCCGATGAAGCGCCGAAGATCAAGGAATTCATGGTCAAGGCCCCGGAGATTGCGAAGGCCCATCACGCAGGCCAGTTCATCATCCTGATCGTGGATGAGCATGGGGAGAGAATACCGCTGACCATCGCCGATACGGACGTGCAGAGGGGGACCATCAATATCCTCTTCCAGGAGGTCGGGAAGTCGACGATGTGCCTCGGCCTGCTCAACAAAGGCGGCCGTATCCATCATGTCTCCGGGCCTCTGGGCAAGCCCACGCATATTGAGAAGTTCGGCACGGTGGTGTGCGTGGGCGGCGGGATCGGGATCGCCCCGGTCCATCCGATCGCCAAGGCCATGAAGGACGCCGGAAACAAGGTGATCTCGATCCTGGGTTCCCGCACCAGGAACCTTCTGATCTATGAAGATAAGATGAAAAAAGTCAGCCATGAGATCCGGATCACGACAGACGACGGGTCCTATGGCCGGCATGGCTTTGTCACGGACGAACTGAAGCATATGATCGAGGTGGAGAAGATCCCCATCGACTTGGTTGTGGTCATCGGGCCGCCCATCATGATGAAGTTCGTCTGCAAGGTCACGGAGCCGTATAAGATCAAGACCTTTGTCAGCTTGAACACAATCATGGTAGACGGGACCGGTATGTGCGGCGCCTGCCGGGTGACCGTGGGCGGAAAGACCAAGTTCGTTTGTGTGGATGGTCCTGAATTCGACGGCCATCAGGTTGATTTCGAAGAGATGATGATGCGCCAGCGGCAGTATCTTCCTGAGGAAAAACTGGCAAAAGAGATATGCGAGAAGCAGACCTGCCGCCAGGCTTGA